The Amycolatopsis mongoliensis genome includes a window with the following:
- a CDS encoding substrate-binding periplasmic protein — MRSTLSKIAALVTSGALALTLTACGSDSGSTTLRVGTLSDAPPSIYLENGRFTGYDNELLRDIAKREGFEVEFVGTEFAGLLAGVANGKFDIGSSTISSTEARKKTVAFSNGYNTGFTTIVTAKGANLKGPAAFAGKRLGVVQGSVQDEFAGRTAGAQVVRFPDYNAGFAQLKNGTLDGWVVPQDIGQKYLDQNPTVPLELGYTVEDKDTPSAFAVAKKNTDLLNKLNDGLAKAVADGTVARIYAQFYKSTPLSRELRQGGPGLPVKNVGV; from the coding sequence ATGAGATCCACGCTGTCGAAAATCGCCGCGCTCGTCACCTCGGGCGCGCTGGCGCTGACCCTGACCGCTTGCGGCTCGGACAGTGGTTCGACCACCCTGCGCGTCGGCACCCTGAGCGACGCCCCGCCGTCGATCTACCTGGAGAACGGCCGCTTCACCGGCTACGACAACGAACTGCTGCGCGACATCGCGAAGCGTGAGGGCTTCGAGGTCGAGTTCGTCGGCACGGAGTTCGCCGGGCTGCTGGCGGGCGTGGCGAACGGCAAGTTCGACATCGGCAGCTCGACGATCTCCAGCACCGAGGCGCGCAAGAAGACGGTGGCCTTCTCCAACGGCTACAACACCGGTTTCACCACGATCGTGACCGCGAAGGGCGCGAACCTCAAGGGCCCGGCGGCGTTCGCGGGCAAGCGGCTCGGCGTCGTCCAGGGTTCGGTGCAGGACGAGTTCGCGGGCAGGACCGCCGGTGCGCAGGTCGTCCGGTTCCCGGACTACAACGCGGGTTTCGCGCAGCTGAAGAACGGCACGCTCGACGGCTGGGTCGTACCGCAGGACATCGGCCAGAAGTACCTCGATCAGAACCCCACGGTCCCGCTGGAGCTCGGCTACACCGTCGAAGACAAGGACACCCCGTCGGCGTTCGCGGTCGCCAAGAAGAACACCGACCTGCTGAACAAGCTCAACGACGGGCTCGCGAAGGCCGTCGCCGACGGCACGGTCGCCCGCATCTACGCGCAGTTCTACAAGAGCACGCCGCTGTCCAGGGAACTCCGGCAGGGCGGCCCGGGCCTGCCCGTCAAGAACGTCGGTGTCTGA
- a CDS encoding DUF4380 domain-containing protein: protein MVTWLERGDLRLGLVPELGGRLLSVRHRGVELLWRNADLLDDALNLRAGGVFRPNSGRMGDWVNYGGDKTWPAPQGWSGPDEWPGPPDPVLDSGPYLAYTGDDLVTMVSRADPRTGLKFSRTVALTDDGYELRLSASNTADRPIRWALWNVTQLPGGGSITAGLSRPDVVALVAGTGTPEYTVDGDRLVVPAQDVVGKLGVPGTAGWVTYGPLTLSFDVDPAGEYPDEGSPLEIWLEHPLPEPLAALGDLDPPARIVELEVLGPLTTLEPGEKTGLLIRAAIREDGVCPSPSEA, encoded by the coding sequence ATGGTGACCTGGCTCGAACGCGGCGACCTGCGGCTCGGTCTGGTCCCGGAGCTCGGCGGCCGGCTGCTGTCGGTGCGGCACCGCGGTGTCGAACTGTTGTGGCGCAACGCCGATCTGCTCGACGACGCGCTGAACCTGCGCGCCGGCGGGGTGTTCCGGCCGAACTCGGGCCGCATGGGTGACTGGGTCAACTACGGCGGCGACAAGACCTGGCCCGCGCCGCAGGGCTGGTCGGGACCGGACGAGTGGCCCGGTCCGCCCGACCCGGTCCTCGATTCGGGCCCGTACCTGGCCTACACCGGCGACGACCTGGTCACCATGGTCAGCCGGGCGGATCCGCGCACCGGCCTGAAGTTCAGCCGCACGGTCGCCCTCACCGACGACGGCTACGAGCTGCGGCTGTCCGCTTCCAACACAGCGGATCGGCCGATCCGGTGGGCGCTGTGGAACGTGACCCAGCTGCCCGGCGGCGGGTCGATCACGGCCGGGCTCAGCCGGCCCGACGTCGTCGCGCTGGTCGCGGGCACCGGAACGCCGGAGTACACAGTGGACGGTGACCGGCTGGTCGTGCCGGCGCAGGACGTCGTGGGCAAGCTCGGCGTCCCCGGAACCGCGGGCTGGGTCACCTACGGCCCGTTGACGCTGTCGTTCGACGTCGACCCGGCGGGCGAGTACCCGGATGAGGGCTCACCGCTGGAAATCTGGCTGGAACACCCGCTTCCCGAACCGTTGGCCGCGCTGGGTGACCTGGACCCGCCCGCGCGGATCGTCGAGCTGGAGGTCCTCGGTCCCTTGACGACCCTCGAACCGGGCGAGAAGACCGGCTTGTTAATCCGTGCCGCGATCCGGGAAGATGGCGTGTGCCCTTCACCGTCCGAAGCCTGA
- a CDS encoding ABC transporter substrate-binding protein, which produces MKKTLTTALAATLLAALTACGTSGTASDTLRVGTLSDSKPNAYQENGTFTGFDNELLKAIAEKEGLKLEFVATDFSALLGQVANGTFDIGSSAIAQTDARKKTVGFSAPYNYQALGIAARETAGITDENSLAGKRIGVVQGTVSDAWLGSNAPAAQAVRFPNDAAALSALKSGAVDGAVFDQATAEDYAKNNQGLEVAKSIVTTIPHGFAVKKGDDELATKLNDGIKKVVADGTWLKVHDRFEPTAPVPADFKPGQ; this is translated from the coding sequence GTGAAGAAGACGCTGACCACCGCCCTCGCCGCGACGCTGCTGGCCGCCCTCACCGCGTGCGGCACTTCGGGCACCGCGTCGGACACCCTGCGCGTCGGCACGCTCAGCGACTCGAAACCCAACGCCTACCAGGAAAACGGCACCTTCACCGGGTTCGACAACGAGCTGCTCAAGGCCATCGCGGAGAAGGAGGGCCTGAAGCTCGAGTTCGTCGCGACCGACTTCTCCGCGCTGCTCGGCCAGGTCGCCAACGGCACCTTCGACATCGGCAGCTCGGCCATCGCGCAGACCGATGCCCGCAAGAAGACGGTCGGCTTCTCGGCGCCGTACAACTACCAGGCCCTCGGCATCGCGGCGAGGGAGACCGCCGGCATCACCGACGAGAACTCGTTGGCCGGCAAGCGGATCGGCGTCGTCCAGGGCACCGTGTCGGACGCCTGGCTGGGGTCGAACGCGCCTGCCGCGCAGGCCGTCCGGTTCCCGAACGACGCCGCCGCGCTGAGCGCGCTCAAGTCCGGCGCGGTCGACGGTGCCGTGTTCGACCAGGCCACCGCCGAGGACTACGCGAAGAACAACCAGGGGCTCGAGGTGGCCAAGTCGATCGTCACGACCATCCCGCACGGCTTCGCGGTCAAGAAGGGCGACGACGAACTGGCGACCAAGCTCAATGACGGCATCAAGAAGGTCGTCGCCGACGGGACGTGGCTGAAGGTGCACGACCGGTTCGAACCCACCGCCCCCGTTCCTGCCGACTTCAAGCCGGGGCAGTAG
- a CDS encoding MOSC domain-containing protein — translation MARIARLTYYPVKGCAGTSVPAAEVGPAGLAHDRVFQVVAPDGDFRSQRRYPVLASVRPRVLGDRLALSAPGFDDLVVDVRRDGPRHPGSTFSWQGSGVHQGEEAAQWFSDLLGLPSVLIGVAPDHERVTGGETPGTAAFADGHALLVASESSLDGLNARILERGGEPVPMDRFRPNVIVSGWAEPHTEDEVRAMTAGTAKFSYAKQCVRCTVPMVDQETGEKAGPEPIRTLAGYRRHPDGGVIFGMKAAVLQPGQVAVGDEVIVHSWAGPSPSTAAAEPPLTATASRPAESV, via the coding sequence ATGGCGAGGATCGCGCGGCTGACGTACTACCCGGTCAAAGGCTGTGCCGGCACCTCGGTGCCGGCCGCGGAGGTCGGGCCGGCCGGGCTGGCGCACGACCGCGTCTTCCAGGTCGTCGCCCCGGACGGCGACTTCCGCAGCCAGCGGCGGTACCCGGTGCTGGCGTCGGTCCGGCCGCGAGTGCTCGGCGACCGGCTCGCGCTGTCGGCGCCGGGTTTCGACGACCTCGTCGTCGACGTCCGGCGCGACGGCCCGCGGCACCCGGGTTCGACGTTCTCCTGGCAGGGCAGCGGTGTCCACCAGGGCGAGGAAGCCGCGCAGTGGTTCTCGGACCTGCTCGGCCTGCCGTCCGTCCTGATCGGGGTCGCGCCGGACCACGAGCGCGTCACCGGCGGCGAGACGCCCGGCACGGCCGCGTTCGCCGACGGGCACGCGCTGCTCGTCGCCAGCGAGTCCTCTTTGGACGGTTTGAACGCGCGCATCCTCGAACGCGGCGGCGAGCCCGTGCCGATGGACCGCTTCCGGCCCAACGTGATCGTCTCCGGCTGGGCCGAGCCGCACACCGAGGACGAGGTCCGCGCGATGACCGCCGGCACCGCGAAGTTCAGCTACGCCAAGCAGTGCGTGCGCTGCACGGTCCCGATGGTCGACCAGGAGACGGGCGAGAAGGCCGGCCCCGAGCCCATCCGCACGCTCGCGGGCTACCGCCGGCACCCGGACGGCGGCGTGATCTTCGGGATGAAGGCCGCGGTGCTGCAGCCCGGTCAGGTGGCGGTCGGCGACGAGGTGATCGTGCACTCCTGGGCGGGCCCGAGCCCGAGCACGGCCGCGGCGGAACCGCCGTTGACGGCGACGGCGAGCCGTCCGGCGGAGTCGGTGTAG
- the purB gene encoding adenylosuccinate lyase, whose protein sequence is MTDKPRIPNVLAARYASAELVSLWSPEQKVVLERQLWIAVLKAQKDLGVEVPDGVVEDYERVLETVDLESIAARERVTRHDVKARIEEFSDLAGQEHIHKGMTSRDLTENVEQLQLLRSLELVRTRVAAVLARLAALAVEHADTVMAGRSHNVAAQATTLGKRFATAADELLVAFERLDNLIERYPLRGIKGPVGTAQDMLDLLGDESTLDQLEDRVMQHLGFNQRFVSVGQVYPRSLDFDVLSTVVQLAAAPSSLAKTIRLMAGHELVTEGFKPGQVGSSAMPHKMNTRSCERVNGLAVVLRGYLSMIGELAGDQWNEGDVSDSVVRRVALPDAFFALDGLLETFLTVLSEFGAFPAVIERELDRYLPFLTTTKVLMASVRAGVGRETAHEAIKEHSVAVALEMREGRAENDLLDRFAADERIPLDRGELDKLLADRISFTGTAGRQVAQVAERVAQVLERFPAAAGYAPQPIL, encoded by the coding sequence GTGACGGACAAGCCCCGCATTCCGAACGTGCTCGCCGCCCGCTACGCCTCGGCGGAGCTGGTCTCGCTCTGGTCGCCGGAGCAGAAGGTCGTCCTGGAGCGGCAGCTCTGGATCGCGGTCCTCAAGGCGCAGAAGGACCTCGGCGTCGAGGTGCCCGACGGCGTCGTCGAGGACTACGAGCGCGTGCTCGAGACCGTCGACCTCGAGTCGATCGCCGCCCGGGAGCGCGTCACCCGCCACGACGTCAAGGCCCGCATCGAGGAGTTCAGCGACCTCGCCGGGCAGGAGCACATCCACAAGGGCATGACCTCGCGCGACCTCACCGAGAACGTCGAGCAGCTGCAGCTGCTCCGCTCGCTGGAGCTCGTGCGCACCCGCGTCGCCGCCGTGCTGGCGCGGCTGGCCGCCCTCGCCGTCGAGCACGCCGACACCGTCATGGCCGGCCGCTCGCACAACGTCGCCGCGCAGGCCACCACCCTCGGCAAGCGGTTCGCCACTGCGGCCGACGAGCTGCTCGTCGCCTTCGAGCGGCTCGACAACCTGATCGAGCGGTACCCGCTGCGCGGCATCAAGGGGCCGGTCGGCACCGCGCAGGACATGCTCGACCTGCTCGGCGATGAGTCCACTTTGGACCAGCTCGAAGACCGCGTGATGCAGCACCTGGGCTTCAACCAGCGGTTCGTCAGCGTCGGCCAGGTGTACCCGCGCTCGCTCGACTTCGACGTGCTGTCCACCGTGGTCCAGCTCGCGGCGGCGCCGTCCAGCCTGGCCAAGACGATCCGGCTGATGGCCGGGCACGAGCTGGTCACCGAGGGCTTCAAGCCCGGCCAGGTCGGCTCGTCCGCCATGCCGCACAAGATGAACACCCGCTCGTGCGAGCGCGTGAACGGCCTGGCCGTCGTGCTGCGCGGCTACCTCTCCATGATCGGCGAGCTGGCCGGCGACCAGTGGAACGAGGGCGACGTCTCCGACTCGGTCGTCCGCCGCGTCGCGCTGCCGGACGCGTTCTTCGCGCTCGACGGCCTGCTGGAGACCTTCCTCACGGTCCTTTCCGAGTTCGGCGCCTTCCCGGCGGTGATCGAGCGTGAGCTTGATCGCTACCTGCCGTTCCTCACCACCACGAAGGTGCTCATGGCGTCGGTCCGCGCCGGCGTCGGGCGTGAGACGGCTCACGAGGCGATCAAGGAGCACTCCGTCGCCGTCGCGCTGGAGATGCGGGAAGGCCGTGCCGAGAACGACCTCCTCGACCGCTTCGCCGCCGACGAGCGCATCCCGCTCGACCGCGGTGAGCTGGACAAGCTGCTCGCCGACCGCATTTCGTTCACCGGCACGGCCGGCCGTCAGGTCGCGCAGGTGGCCGAGCGCGTGGCGCAGGTCCTCGAGCGGTTCCCCGCGGCCGCGGGCTATGCGCCGCAACCGATCCTGTGA
- a CDS encoding amino acid ABC transporter ATP-binding protein, translating to MSSSSVELRDIHVRFGTLEVLRGVDLKVESGRTTCVIGPSGSGKSTLLRCVNRLQEPDSGDLLLDGESVVRADPDALRRRVGMVFQHFNLFGHRSVLDNIVLPLRSVKKLSKEEASAIARARLADVGLADKAPYRPSALSGGQQQRVAIARALAMDPEVMLFDEATSALDPELVKGVLDLMAGLASRGLTLIVVTHEMGFARSVADEVAFMDAGRIVEQGPPAQLFDDPQSPRLQRFLSQVL from the coding sequence GTGAGTTCGTCCAGTGTGGAGCTTCGGGACATCCACGTCCGCTTCGGCACCCTGGAAGTCCTGCGCGGCGTCGACCTGAAGGTCGAGAGCGGCCGGACGACGTGCGTGATCGGACCGTCCGGCTCCGGCAAGTCGACGCTCCTGCGGTGCGTGAACCGCCTGCAGGAACCCGACTCCGGCGACCTGCTGCTCGACGGCGAGTCCGTGGTCCGAGCCGACCCGGACGCACTGCGCCGGCGCGTCGGCATGGTGTTCCAGCACTTCAACCTCTTCGGTCACCGGAGCGTGCTGGACAACATCGTGCTGCCGCTGCGGAGCGTGAAGAAGCTGAGCAAGGAGGAAGCGTCGGCGATCGCCCGCGCACGCCTAGCCGACGTCGGTCTCGCGGACAAGGCGCCGTACCGGCCGAGCGCGCTTTCGGGTGGTCAGCAGCAGCGCGTCGCGATCGCCCGGGCGCTGGCGATGGACCCCGAGGTGATGCTCTTCGACGAGGCCACCAGCGCGCTCGACCCCGAGCTGGTCAAGGGCGTGCTCGACCTCATGGCCGGGCTCGCCTCGCGGGGTCTCACGCTGATCGTCGTCACGCACGAGATGGGCTTCGCCCGGAGCGTGGCCGACGAGGTCGCGTTCATGGACGCAGGCCGCATCGTCGAGCAGGGCCCACCGGCGCAGCTGTTCGACGACCCGCAGAGCCCCCGCCTCCAGCGCTTCCTGTCCCAGGTGCTCTAG
- a CDS encoding SDR family NAD(P)-dependent oxidoreductase yields MSTCTAVVTGAASGIGLATARKLLDDGYRVLGVDIAELPEGVVPVRGSVSDEATWEAIGEVDALVSNAYVPSTGPLHEIGRAEWQRQLDVNLTGTYLAVKACLPSLRTRRGAIVLVSSVHAHFGLPGHPAYAASKGALVALARQLAVEYAPDVRVNSVLPGPVLTEAWNRISPADRERSARATPAGRLGDPAEVANVIAFLLSDAASFVTGAELTVDGGWSAAKDSA; encoded by the coding sequence ATGTCCACGTGTACCGCGGTGGTGACCGGAGCGGCGTCCGGGATCGGGCTGGCGACGGCCCGGAAGCTGCTCGACGACGGCTACCGCGTGCTGGGCGTGGACATCGCCGAACTCCCCGAGGGCGTCGTCCCCGTCCGGGGCTCGGTCAGCGACGAGGCGACCTGGGAGGCCATCGGTGAGGTGGACGCCCTGGTCAGCAACGCCTACGTGCCGAGCACCGGGCCGCTGCACGAGATCGGCCGCGCCGAGTGGCAGCGGCAGCTCGACGTCAACCTGACCGGCACGTACCTGGCAGTGAAAGCCTGCTTGCCTTCCCTGCGCACCCGGCGTGGCGCGATCGTGCTCGTCTCGTCTGTGCACGCGCACTTCGGCCTGCCGGGCCACCCCGCGTACGCCGCGAGCAAGGGCGCGCTGGTCGCGCTGGCCCGGCAGCTGGCCGTCGAATACGCCCCGGACGTGCGGGTCAACTCGGTCCTGCCGGGGCCGGTGCTCACCGAGGCCTGGAACCGCATCTCGCCGGCGGACCGCGAACGCAGCGCGCGGGCGACCCCCGCGGGCCGCCTCGGCGACCCAGCCGAAGTGGCGAACGTGATCGCGTTCCTGCTCTCGGACGCCGCGTCGTTCGTCACCGGGGCCGAGCTGACCGTCGACGGCGGCTGGTCCGCCGCCAAGGATTCCGCGTAG
- a CDS encoding amino acid ABC transporter permease — MDQFLDTFLNWEYIWQVFPDLLKTGLLNTLILALTSGLIGIVFGMVLAVLALSTKRWLRWPARIYTDIFRGLPAILTILVIGQGLGTLARDVVGTNPYPLGILALSLIAAAYIGEIFRSGIQSVDHGQLEASRALGMSYGKAMALVVIPQGVRRVLPALVNQFIALIKDSSLVYFLGLLSEQRELFRIGQDLAANTGNLSPLVAAGFVYLVITVPLTHLVNHIDKKLRTGRKVRAAEPDERDPVELGAGGRVGTW; from the coding sequence ATGGACCAGTTCCTCGACACCTTCCTGAACTGGGAGTACATCTGGCAGGTCTTCCCGGACCTGCTCAAAACCGGCCTGCTCAACACGCTCATCCTCGCGCTGACGTCCGGACTGATCGGCATCGTGTTCGGCATGGTGCTGGCGGTGCTGGCTCTGTCCACCAAGCGCTGGCTGCGCTGGCCCGCGCGGATCTACACGGACATCTTCCGCGGCCTGCCGGCGATCCTGACGATCCTCGTGATCGGCCAGGGCCTCGGCACGCTCGCGCGGGACGTCGTCGGCACCAATCCCTACCCGCTCGGCATCCTGGCGCTGAGCTTGATCGCGGCCGCCTACATCGGCGAGATCTTCCGGTCCGGCATCCAGAGCGTCGACCACGGGCAGCTGGAGGCCAGCCGGGCCCTGGGGATGAGCTATGGCAAGGCGATGGCGCTGGTGGTCATCCCGCAGGGCGTGCGGCGCGTGCTGCCCGCGCTGGTGAACCAGTTCATCGCGCTGATCAAGGACTCCAGCCTGGTGTACTTCCTCGGCCTGCTCTCCGAGCAGCGCGAGCTGTTCCGCATCGGGCAGGACCTCGCGGCCAACACCGGCAACCTGTCACCGCTGGTCGCCGCCGGGTTCGTCTACCTGGTCATCACCGTGCCGCTGACGCACCTGGTGAACCACATCGACAAGAAGCTCCGGACCGGCCGCAAGGTGCGCGCCGCCGAACCGGACGAGCGTGATCCGGTCGAGCTCGGCGCCGGGGGGAGGGTCGGCACGTGGTGA
- a CDS encoding ABC transporter substrate-binding protein, which yields MKKLIVTALAAALTLTACSGSDSASSMLRVGTLSDAPPNIFLKDGTYTGFDNELLKDIAAKQNLKLEFAATDFSGLLGQVASGRYDIASSAIAQTDERKKTVDFSAAYDFETMSIQAEQGTPVTDEKGLAGKRVAVIQATVGDHWLTSTVPAAQAVRFPDYAAALTALKTGAVDAYILDQSIAEKNVTDNPDAKLVVVKSFVSDVPHGFAVKKGNADLLGKINEGLKKSIADGTWLKLHRQFLPTVPVPPGFSGGGA from the coding sequence ATGAAGAAGCTGATCGTCACCGCACTGGCCGCCGCGCTCACGTTGACCGCTTGCAGTGGTTCGGACAGCGCTTCCTCGATGCTGCGCGTCGGCACGCTGAGCGACGCGCCGCCGAACATCTTCCTCAAGGACGGCACCTACACCGGCTTCGACAACGAACTGCTCAAGGACATCGCGGCCAAGCAGAACCTGAAGCTGGAGTTCGCCGCGACCGACTTCTCCGGACTGCTCGGGCAGGTCGCGTCCGGTCGCTACGACATCGCCAGCTCGGCGATCGCGCAGACCGACGAGCGCAAGAAGACGGTCGACTTCTCCGCGGCCTACGACTTCGAGACGATGAGCATCCAGGCCGAGCAGGGCACGCCGGTCACCGACGAGAAGGGCTTGGCGGGCAAGCGCGTCGCGGTCATCCAGGCGACCGTCGGCGACCACTGGCTGACCAGCACGGTCCCGGCCGCGCAAGCGGTCCGCTTCCCCGACTATGCCGCCGCGCTGACCGCGCTGAAGACCGGCGCCGTCGACGCGTACATCCTGGACCAGAGCATCGCCGAGAAGAACGTCACCGACAACCCGGACGCGAAGCTCGTCGTCGTGAAGAGTTTCGTCAGCGACGTGCCGCACGGCTTCGCGGTGAAGAAGGGCAACGCGGATCTGCTCGGCAAGATCAACGAGGGACTGAAGAAGTCGATCGCCGACGGTACCTGGCTCAAGCTGCACCGGCAGTTCCTGCCGACCGTGCCGGTGCCGCCCGGGTTCTCCGGGGGTGGGGCGTGA
- the dgoD gene encoding galactonate dehydratase, translating into MKITGVETFLVAPRWLFLKVSTDEGISGWGEPVVEGRAQTVRAAVHELSELLIGQDPLRIEDHWQVLRRGGFYRGGPVLSSALAGYDHALWDIAGKVRDAPVHELLGGPVRDRVRVYSWVGGDRPSGIREAVSAQVEAGFTAVKMNVAGPLTAIASPAEADAAVARAWEAREVLGPHRDLAIDFHGRVSPAMARRLVKLLEDVQPMFVEEPVLPETQGDALRSIVEASTVPIAVGERLYSRWEFKPVLDAGVAVVQPDPSHAGGISELRRIGALAEIYGASLAPHCPLGPISLAASLQVAFATPNFLIQEQSVGMHYHEGREHAYLADPSIFAFRDGYAARPLGPGLGIEVDEAAVRRADEVGHTWRSPVWRHDDGGLAEW; encoded by the coding sequence GTGAAGATCACCGGGGTTGAAACGTTTCTGGTCGCGCCGCGCTGGCTGTTCCTCAAGGTCAGCACCGACGAAGGCATCAGCGGCTGGGGTGAGCCCGTGGTCGAGGGCCGCGCGCAGACCGTGCGCGCGGCCGTGCACGAGTTGTCCGAGCTGCTGATCGGCCAGGACCCGCTGCGCATCGAGGACCACTGGCAGGTGCTGCGCCGCGGCGGCTTCTACCGCGGCGGCCCGGTGCTCTCCAGCGCGCTCGCCGGCTACGACCACGCGCTGTGGGACATCGCCGGGAAGGTCCGGGACGCGCCGGTCCACGAGCTGCTCGGCGGCCCGGTCCGCGACCGCGTCCGCGTCTACAGCTGGGTCGGCGGCGACCGGCCGTCCGGCATTCGCGAAGCCGTGTCCGCCCAGGTCGAGGCCGGGTTCACGGCGGTGAAGATGAACGTCGCCGGCCCGCTGACGGCGATCGCGTCCCCCGCCGAGGCCGACGCCGCGGTGGCGCGCGCCTGGGAAGCCCGGGAGGTGCTCGGCCCGCACCGCGACCTCGCGATCGACTTCCACGGCCGCGTCTCGCCCGCGATGGCCCGGCGGCTCGTGAAGCTGCTCGAAGACGTCCAGCCGATGTTCGTCGAGGAACCGGTGCTGCCGGAGACCCAGGGCGACGCGCTGCGCTCGATCGTCGAAGCCTCGACCGTGCCGATCGCGGTCGGCGAGCGGCTCTACTCCCGCTGGGAGTTCAAGCCGGTGCTCGACGCGGGCGTCGCGGTGGTCCAGCCCGACCCGTCGCACGCCGGCGGCATCTCCGAGCTGCGGCGGATCGGCGCGCTCGCCGAGATCTACGGCGCGTCGCTGGCACCGCACTGTCCGCTCGGGCCGATCTCGCTGGCCGCGTCGCTGCAGGTCGCCTTCGCGACGCCGAACTTCCTGATCCAGGAACAGAGCGTCGGCATGCACTACCACGAGGGCCGCGAGCACGCGTACCTCGCGGACCCGTCGATCTTCGCCTTCCGGGACGGCTACGCGGCCCGCCCGCTCGGGCCCGGGCTCGGCATCGAGGTCGACGAGGCGGCCGTCCGCCGCGCCGACGAGGTCGGGCACACCTGGCGTTCGCCGGTGTGGCGCCACGACGACGGCGGTCTCGCCGAATGGTGA
- a CDS encoding N-acetylmuramoyl-L-alanine amidase, with the protein MPFTVRSLTAAVFALAVTAALPVTAHAQEAPECPANLDCRFVPAAYDWASADHGNPNNYGNYDPANRPADGDQIKYIVIHDTESLPSSTVSPYDQAIATFRKPESGSSAHYVIRSSDGQVTQMVPTKDVAWHAGNWTMNEHSIGIEHEGIATQGGTWYTEQMYRASADLVKFLAAKYHIPLDREHILGHEDISRERTTNFAAAHWDPGPYWDWNHYMDLLGAPVEATGPAGSPAVTIKPDYAANQPELTSCTGTTCTPLPAHGANFVYLHTAPDAASPLITDPVVHPDGSAGTTAIDDWSDKAVAGRTYALAGEQGDWTAIWYGGQKAWFSNPGHHATVPARAQQVTALTSAPLYGRAFPEQSEYPADIPFDPIWTVGAIPWTLPAGQSYVVTGEFRAENYYARFDPAGVPANHTLVTGGTKYLQLSYNHRVVYVKASDVHPG; encoded by the coding sequence GTGCCCTTCACCGTCCGAAGCCTGACCGCCGCGGTGTTCGCGCTGGCCGTCACCGCCGCCCTCCCCGTCACGGCCCACGCGCAGGAAGCGCCGGAGTGCCCGGCGAACCTCGACTGCCGGTTCGTCCCGGCCGCCTACGACTGGGCGAGCGCGGACCACGGCAACCCGAACAACTACGGGAACTACGACCCCGCGAACCGGCCGGCGGACGGCGACCAGATCAAGTACATCGTCATCCACGACACCGAAAGCCTGCCGAGCAGCACGGTCAGCCCGTACGACCAGGCCATCGCGACCTTCCGGAAGCCGGAAAGCGGGTCGAGCGCGCACTACGTGATCCGCTCGTCCGACGGCCAGGTGACGCAGATGGTGCCGACGAAGGACGTCGCCTGGCACGCCGGCAACTGGACGATGAACGAGCACTCGATCGGCATCGAGCACGAAGGCATCGCGACGCAGGGCGGCACCTGGTACACCGAGCAGATGTACCGCGCGTCCGCGGACCTCGTGAAGTTCCTGGCGGCGAAGTACCACATCCCGCTGGACCGCGAGCACATCCTCGGCCACGAGGACATCTCCCGCGAGCGCACGACGAACTTCGCGGCCGCGCACTGGGACCCGGGCCCGTACTGGGACTGGAACCACTACATGGACCTCCTCGGCGCGCCGGTCGAGGCGACCGGTCCCGCCGGCAGCCCGGCCGTCACGATCAAGCCGGACTACGCGGCCAACCAGCCCGAGCTGACGTCCTGCACCGGAACGACCTGCACACCGCTGCCGGCGCACGGCGCGAACTTCGTCTACCTGCACACCGCGCCCGACGCGGCCTCGCCGCTGATCACCGACCCCGTCGTGCACCCGGACGGTTCGGCGGGCACGACCGCGATCGACGACTGGAGCGACAAGGCGGTCGCGGGTCGCACCTACGCGCTCGCCGGCGAGCAGGGCGACTGGACGGCCATCTGGTACGGCGGCCAGAAGGCGTGGTTCTCGAACCCGGGCCACCACGCGACGGTTCCGGCTCGCGCCCAGCAGGTGACCGCTCTCACGTCGGCGCCGTTGTACGGGCGCGCGTTCCCCGAGCAGTCCGAGTACCCGGCGGACATCCCGTTCGACCCGATCTGGACGGTCGGTGCCATCCCGTGGACGCTGCCCGCGGGCCAGAGCTACGTCGTCACCGGCGAGTTCCGGGCGGAGAACTACTACGCGCGCTTCGACCCGGCGGGCGTGCCGGCCAACCACACCCTGGTCACCGGCGGGACGAAGTACCTCCAGCTGTCCTACAACCACCGGGTCGTCTACGTGAAGGCGTCCGACGTGCACCCCGGCTGA